Proteins from a genomic interval of Anolis sagrei isolate rAnoSag1 chromosome 1, rAnoSag1.mat, whole genome shotgun sequence:
- the SDC1 gene encoding syndecan-1 → MVFWRARILGAVVLCFQAAAVLAQLADTSLPPEDQDSSGDDDYAFSGSGAVPSEYPVVAWNVPLQESSNVSLVPPVSTGLGDHQPEVDRTDSPTEEYTTAPVSTISMAVFPVIDRVPDKPEEAVEDGGLHSTSEHVTEKTTVTTTSIPVSHHISTARISTTQTPSTVKISEPEVYHDVRHIPFPDINIPASDTEPPSERSLYTTSLPTTSSTVQKDISSPPEEIVRSDDGSGDVGDFVFPQLDENPVLEEEPALTNRGIDIPKDEKSEAAAQGILDRKEVLGGVIAGGLVGLLFAGFLVGFMLYRMKKKDEGSYSLDEPKQSNGGYQKPQKQEEFYA, encoded by the exons CAACTAGCTGATACCAGTCTCCCTCCTGAAGATCAGGACTCATCTGGTGATGACGATTATGCTTTTTCTGGCTCTGGCGCAG TTCCCTCAGAATATCCAGTGGTTGCCTGGAATGTTCCGCTACAAGAAAGCTCAAATGTCTCACTGGTGCCCCCAGTGTCTACTGGTTTGGGAGATCACCAACCTGAGGTTGACAGAACAGACAGTCCTACAGAAGAGTACACAACAGCGCCTGTATCCACAATAAGCATGGCTGTATTTCCAGTTATTGATCGGGTGCCTGACAAACCAGAAGAAGCAGTTGAAGATGGTGGCCTGCACTCAACTTCTGAACATGTGACGGAAAAAACCACAGTTACAACAACAAGCATCCCAGTATCCCACCACATTTCCACAGCCAGAATTTCAACCACCCAAACTCCTAGCACAGTAAAAATTTCTGAGCCTGAGGTCTACCATGATGTCCGCCACATACCCTTCCCTGATATAAACATACCTGCTTCCGATACTGAGCCTCCCAGTGAGAGAAGTCTGTATACCACCAGTCTACCTACAACATCATCTACTGTTCAGAAGGATATCTCTTCTCCGCCTGAAGAAATAGTACGATCTGATGATGGTTCGGGTGATGTG GGAGATTTCGTATTTCCACAACTTGATGAAAACCCAGTACTAGAAGAAGAACCAGCACTAACTAATAGAGGAATTGATATACCAAAGGATGAAAAATCTGAAGCAGCTGCACAAGGAATATTGGACAGAAAAGAAGTTCTAGGAG ggGTCATTGCTGGTGGACTAGTAGGCTTGCTGTTTGCTGGATTCTTAGTTGGATTCATGCTGTACAGAATGAAGAAAAAAGATGAAGGAAGCTATTCACTGGATGAGCCAAAACAGTCAAATGGAGGGTATCAAAAACCACAAAAACAGGAAGAATTCTACGCGTGA